The genomic region TGGGAAAATAATAGACCTTAAAGAAATTGGAGCGAGACACAGCAAACGCCTAACAGCTAAATTGAAAGACGAAAATGGAGCAATTGAACTCGTTTGGTTTAAAGGAACAAAATGGGTAAAGGACGGTATAAAAGCAAATGTTGATTATATCGTATTTGGTAAACCTAACTTATACAATGGTAAGATTAATATTGTACATCCTGAGCTAGAAATAGTAAGCAATAACAAAAATGAGGGACACAATAGTTTACAGCCCATTTACTCAACTACAGAACAATTAAGTAATAAAGGACTCACCAATAAGGCTATAGGTAAACTAACAAACGTTCTTCTGCCACAGGTCATCAATGATGTCAAAGAAAATATTTCCGATGAACTCATTAAAAAACTAAATCTTCTTCCACGAAAAGAAGCCTTTATTAATATCCATTTTCCAAAAGATAGTCAAACACTACAAAGAGCACAATACAGACTAAAGTTTGAAGAGTTATTTTTCCTTCAACTTCAACTCATAAGAATGAAGATTGTACGACAAAAAAAATTGAAAGGCTTTCCACTTTCAACCATTGGCGAACATTTTAACGACTTTTTTCATAATCATCTCCCATTTGAACTCACGAACGCTCAAAAGAGAGTGTTAAAAGAAATACGACAGGACTGCTCAAAAGAATCACAAATGAATAGACTACTTCAAGGGGATGTAGGTAGCGGCAAAACCCTTGTAGCCTTAATGTCTATTCTTATGGCGATAGATAACGGCTTTCAGACTTGCTTAATGGCACCCACTGAAATCTTAGCTCAACAACATTTTGAAACACTTAATAATCTACTTAGTGATATGCCCTTGAGAGTTTCACTATTGACAGGTTCAGTCAAAAAATCAGAACGAACTGGAATTCATGAAGGCTTAGAAAACGGACAGATAAACATACTTGTAGGCACCCACGCTTTATTAGAAGACAAAGTGAAATTCAAAAATCTTGGATTTGTTGTTATTGACGAGCAACACCGTTTTGGCGTGGCACAACGAGCTAAAATGTGGCTCAAAAACAATACGCCACCTCACATACTAGTGATGACTGCTACACCAATTCCTAGGACATTGGCAATGACGCTATATGGTGACTTGGACATCTCAGTCATTGATGAACTACCACCAGGCAGAAAAGAAATTAAAACCATTTGGAAATTAGATAGCGGGAGGCTTAATATGCTTGGATTTATACAAAAAGAAATAGAAAAAGGCAGACAAGCATATATCGTTTATCCCTTAATAAATGAAAGCGAAAAGCTAGATTATAAAGACTTAATGGATGGCTATAACAGTATTTGCAGAACGTTCAAGGATTATAACATAAGCATTGTTCATGGTCAAATGAAATCAGAGGACAAGGATTTTGAGATGAATCGATTTGTGAAAGGAGAAACACAAATTATGGTAGCAACTACAGTTATTGAAGTAGGTGTAAATGTTCCTAATGCTTCAATAATGGTTATTGAAAGTGCAGAACGTTTCGGACTATCACAACTCCACCAATTAAGAGGGCGTGTAGGAAGAGGTGCCGAGCAATCTTATTGTATACTAATGAGTGGAAATAAAATTAGTTCAGAAGGTCAAGAACGACTAAAAACAATGGTAAGAACAACTGATGGCTTTGAAATAGCTGAAGTTGATTTAAAATTAAGAGGCCCAGGAGATCTTATGGGTACTCAGCAAAGCGGTATGCTAGAATTAAAAATTGCAGATTTAATCAAAGATAATGCTATTCTAAATTATGCTAGACAACTCGCGCTAGAAGTGTTAAAGGAAGACCCGAGTCTAAAACTATCCAAAAACAAGTCAATTTTAAACCATTATAAAGAAGTAAGTAACAGACAAGTTGAGTGGAGTAGAATATCATAAAAACCAATCTGATATCACCTCATTCTTTTTATTACTTTTGTTAATAAATTTATTGTAGATGAAGATTTCATACAACTGGCTAAAAGAATATATAAACATAGACTTAGATGCTAATGTCGTTGCAAAGTATTTAACAGACACTGGACTAGAAGTAGAAGGAATAGAAATTGTTGAAAGTATAAAAGGTGGACTTAAGGGGATTGTTATCGGTGAGGTACTCACAAAAGAACAACATCCAAATGCTGACAGACTGAGTGTTACAACAGTTGATATTGGCAAAGAAAATAATCTACAAATCGTATGTGGCGCACCAAACGTAGAAGCTGGTCAGAAAGTACCAGTAGCCACAATTGGTACAATTATATACTCTGGCGATGACTCTTTTAAAATTAAAAAAGGAAAAATTCGAGGAGAAGTTTCAGAGGGCATGATTTGTGCTGAAGACGAAATTGGCTTAGGCAATAGTCATGAAGGCATTATGGTTCTTGATGCCAATGCAAAATCAGGTCAACTAGCAAGTGAATACTTTAATATTAAATCGGATATTGTTTTCGAAATTGGACTTACACCTAACCGTTCTGATGCCATGTCTCACATTGGAGTAGCTAGAGATTTAGCAGCAGTGTTACACCACAATAATATAGACTGTCAATTAAAATTTCCAGATATCAGCTCTTTCAAAGAAGGAAATGAAAAAGGATTTTCCATTGAAGTTAAAGATTACGAGGCATGCCCAAGATATGTTGGCTTAACTATTGAAAATATAACTGTTGGCAACTCACCTGATTGGATAAAGAAAAATTTAACATCAATCGGACTAACTCCAATCAATAATGTAGTAGATATTACTAATTATGTGTTGCATGAAACAGGTCAACCATTACATGCTTTTGATGCTTCAAAAATTAAAAATCAAAAAGTTATAGTTCAACAGCTCAACGAAAACACTAAATTCACTACTCTAGATGAACAAGAGAGAAAGTTGTCCTCAAAAGATTTAATCATTTGTAATGGTGATAATGAGCCTATGTGTTTAGCTGGAGTGTTTGGAGGGATTGACTCTGGTGTTAGCAACTCAACAACAAGTATATTTTTAGAAAGCGCATACTTTAACCCCGTAAGTGTCAGAAAAACAGCTAAAAGGCATTCATTAAGCACAGACGCATCATTTAGATTTGAAAGAAGTGTAGACCCAAACTTGGTAATATATGCCCTAAAAAGAGCTGCTAATCTCTTAGTTGAAATTTGTGGAGCTACTATTTCATCAACTATTAGTGATTTATACCCAGAAAAAATTAACCCCACTTCTCTAACACTGAATTATGACAAAGTAGATTCTCTGATAGGCGAGAAAATTGATAGGAGTCAAATTATTTCAATTTTAAACGACTTAGATATTGATGTTGAAACTAAAAATAATGACCAAGTTGAACTATCTATACCTCCTTACAGAATAGATGTTACTAGAGAGGAAGATGTTATTGAAGAAATTTTAAGAATTTACGGATATAACAACATTAGTATCCCAAAACAAATTAAATCGTCCATTTCATACTCTAAGAAACCCAACTCACATGATTTACAGAATACTATTTCTGACCTTCTTAGTAGTAATGGGTTTAATGAATGTATGAATAATTCGCTATCTAAATCCTCTTACTCAAAATTGATAGAAGAAATTGATGACGAAAAGCAAATAGTGCTTTTAAATCCATTAAGTCAAGAGCTTGATGGAATGAGACAAAGCATGCTATTTTCGGGTTTGGAAAACATATCATACAACCTGAATAGAAAAGCGTCTGATTTAAGCTTCTACGAATTTGGCAATACGTATCACCTAGAGAATGGTAAATATGTAGAAAACAGAAAATTAATTCTGTTAGCAACTGGAAATGCATCTTTTGAAAATTGGTATAGTCCATCCAAACAAAAAGATTTCTTTTGGATGAAAAAGCGAGTTGAGCACATACTAAAAAGACTAGGAGTTACTAATTTCAAAAGTAAAACCTCTGAATTATCTTTCCTAGATGATGCTTATACGTATACGATTAAAAAAGATGTAATTGCTAAATTTGGTAGTGTCTCAGACTCTTTACTTAGCAAGTTTGGCATTAAAAATGAAGTGTTGTATGCTGAGATAGAATGGGGACTATTAACAAGTCGATTAAAGCATAATAACACAACGTATAAAGAGATAAATAAATTCCCATCAGTCAGAAGAGACTTGGCTTTATTGCTAGATAAGGATATAGAGTTTTCTACTCTCAACACCATTGCTAAACAAACAGAAAACAAACTGTTAAAATCAGTTAATTTATTCGATGTTTATGAGGGTGATAAACTGCCAAAAGGTAAGAAGTCATATGCATTAAGTTTTGCACTAGAAAGCCCAGAAAAAACGCTTACAGATAAAGAGATTGACAAGGTTATGAGCAACCTAATTCAATCGTTTGAACAGAAAGTAGGTGCTGTAGTTAGAAAGTAAATTCAATTTGTTATATTTGACATCAACAAATTTATTAAGTAAACGCTGAGTTAAAATGAAAAAAGTTGCCCTAGTATTATTCGGTTTGTCTCTAGGATTTGTGTCCCAAGCCCAAGAGAGTGTCGTTAAAGTAAGTGGATTAGATGCCGCATTTGGCATGTATGAAGTATCTTATGAAAGAACTTTCAATGAAGGAATGAACAATATAAATGCTTCTGGAAGAACAAGAAAGCAAGGCAAATGGCCAAATATTCTCACAAAAGGTTCAATACAATTCTCAGCTGCCTTTTTTAGCTCAAAGCATGACCAAGTATTTGGTGATGGATTGACAGCTGTTATCGATACTAATTCAAATCATGACCCAGGAAATTTAGTAGGTGGCTTTCAAGTTGTAGCAGACCCACTAGAGCATTCAGTTTCACGACAAACTTCAACAAAGATTAGTGGTTTTGGATTTGGCGTTGAATACAGAAGTTACATAAAAACATATAGTCAAAAGATAGGTGACCCACCAAGAGGATGGTACGTTGCACCTTTTGTAAATATACAATCAACAACAATTGACTTTGATGATAATACTGCTCTAGAAACTAATCAGGCAATGAACTACCTCATGTACCCATCATTATATGAAGGCGATGTATTTGGCAGCTTCCAAGGTCCGTGGTTAGGCTCAGAAAACACTGATCCAGCTGCAGACAACTTTGGTTCGTTGAGTACAAGTGGAGCAATCTCAACTAATCCTAACGGTACCAATACAACTGTATCAAATAACGATTTAAGTTGGTATGATGTTTCTCACAAAACAAGTGAGTTTAGCTTAATTGGTGGTATTGCTATCGGTCGTCAATGGTTATTTTTCGATAAACTTTCATTAGACGTTCAAATAGGACCTCAGTATAAAATGGTTAGCAGAAGCGAAAGAGTATTTAATGGAAATGATACGTGGAATGTTAATCAAGTAGCTGACAATGTAAATTCAGTTGCTACTGCAGCAGGTGTTTCTCCAGATTTTTATCTACAAACAAAATTTGGTGATGTTTATGCATTTGATGGTACTGCTCCAGACTCTGATGTTGCCAATGGATATTATGGAATCGTAGACGAGAGTGGTGCGAATGTTGTTATCAAAGCTAAAGGAAATGAGTCATTAAAGTTCACTTCTGGATTTTATAGAGACTTACCTGGTTTAACTGATTTTGCTAAAATAGATACATATAGAATCAAAATAAGATTAGGGTACGCTTTTTAGTGTTCCCTGAAAATTTAGAATTTTAATTTTACTTAATAACCTTAACAATATGAATTTTAAAATAATTACATTCAGTATATTATCAGCAATAGTGCTTTCTTCTTGTTCTGACTGTTTAGACTGTCAAAGTACAACTGATATAAGTTTAACAGTTGAGTACTATTCTAATGGTACTCTAGACTCAACCGCATCTAACTCTTACAGTGGAGAGGGCTATGTCAACAGCACACTGCCTACTTCTATTACGAGTGATTTTAGCAGTTATTTGAGTCCTGTTTCTGTAAGAGAAACGTGTGGGGATGAATTGAAAAATATTAATAACTCTACAGTTTCTTTTGAAACCGTAACTGGTGATTCATCGGCACTATTCAAATACTTTTGGTCCGAAAGTTGGGTTTGTAAATAATGAATCTAAGTTTTAATCATAAAAAAAGCACATCATTCTGATGTGCTTTTTTATTATCTGTATGTGGTTAGGAGGATTTATTTTAAGTCAGATGCAAAATCTGTTCTTACACCATCTTTAAATGCAATTATAAATGCATTTTCATATCCATTATTAAAGACCTTAGAAAGGTAAGACTCAGCACTGTTGTAAGTGCTGTAATTACCACAAATGAAAGAATAGAAATCATTACCAAGTGGAATAGTTAATAAATCATCGTGTAGATAAATATCAATTGGCATGTTAAACTCACTAAAATCGCCTAATGCAACTCTAAAAACAGCTCCTTCCAAGAAGGATAAATCAACATTTTCGTTTTTAACACCAGTCTTTACGTACTCTTTATAAATTTCAGTCAACTCGTTTTTATATTTTTCGTGAAGCTTGAATGCTTTTTTAGCACTTTTGAGGTCCTCTAAATCATTGTGAATAGCCACTTGATTTTGATAAGAAAGCAAGAAGTATTTGTCTAAAGAATTACAGTCTTGTAATAAGTCTAAAGCCTTTTCACTGTTACCCATACCGTGTTGAATTACGGCAATATTATAAACTACATCTCTATCGTTATAAACAGCCTTCGATAATGTCTCTAAAATAGGGATTACTTTCTTTTTATCTCTTTTCTCTGGGCTTCTAAAGTAGGACATAGCCAAATTTACATTCACATTACTTAAAGTAAGTTGAGAGACTTTAGCTTGATTAAACTTCTTAAGAGAAGATTTAAATGCTTTAACAGCTAATGGAAATTCACCAGAGTTGAATAATACGACACCTTGATCATAATACTCTTGACCTTCTATTAATTTTTTTCTCATTCTGTCATCAAAGGCAGTAATTGATTCATTCTTTAAAACAGATTTACTGTCCCCTTTAACTTTCAATAATAACGGGTCAATACTAATACCTTTAGGTGGCTCTTCAGCCAAGACAGGCTCTTCAGGTTTTCCAGCTTTTTTGGTTTTTTCTTTCTTCTTCGCTAAAGCTAATTGCTCTTTTCTCTGTTTTTCAGCCAATACATCTTGTGCTATCTTTAACCTTGAAAGAGTCTTTTCTGCTTTTTTTGGTTGATTTATAGTTTGATAAACAGCGGCTAAATTACCATATGCTTTAAAAAACTCTTTATCCATTTTAATTACAGATTCCAATAATTCTGCCGAACGACTTTCATTATTGTTAAGGTAATTAAGAATCGCTAAGTTATATACCCACTCTTTTTCTTTGTCAATAGAATTGGTAACAAGCTCTAAATATCTCATCACTTTTTTCTTGTTTCTATCATCGTCACTAAGCTGATGAGCTACTGCAAGTTGTAGATTGACAAAGTTAAGAGCATCGTCACTAAGCTTAGCTCTTTTATAATTTTTAAAGGATGTTTTAAACGATTGAATTGCTTCGGTTGGATTGGACTGCTGTAAAAATTGAACTCCTTTGACATAGGACTCGTCAGCCAATTTAACTTGTTCTAAAGCTCTATCATTCAGTCCTTTAGTCTTGGCGTATTCCATAATCTTATTGACGTCAGAAATGATAATTAAATCATTAATTCCGATAGAAACTACTGGCTGGTCATCAGAAAAATAAGAAGACGAAAAAGCGTTTACAGAGAAAAGGGATACAATTCCAACAATTAAAAATAATCTTTTCATTCGATTTATTAATCAAGTTTTAAACTCTACGAAGGTAATGAAAATTTAAAAACTATTATTTATTGTTTCATTATCTTATATATAAGTTGTTCTTCAGCATTTAAAACATGTAAAATATACATCCCATTTGGCAAAATAGATGTGTTTATTTTCCATGAACTTTTACCAATACCACTTCCAATAACTTTACCACTAACATCTCTTAAATTCCATTCGTATTCGCTAGATGAATTGATAGTTACATTCAATTCGTCAACAAAAGGATTAGGAAAAATATTTACATCAACTCCTGATGACCAATTTGATAAATCAAGAACTTCAATTTTATAGAAACTTGATTCTCCTTTACAATCAACACTATCCGTAACAACCACTTTATAAAGACCTGGATAATCTGGGCTATATACTTCGGAATCTTCTCCTGCAAGTAACGTATTATCTTCATACCACTGGTAGGAGTAAGGTGGTGTTCCCATCGATGGGTTTTGTATGGTTGGCTGAACAACAATCAATTCGCCATCTTCAAAGGAAATAAGTGGATAAATTGCATTTCCTTCGTTAACGGAGATATCCTCAATTAAGAAACATCCATTATCATCAATCATTTTGATAGAGTACTCTCCAGCACATAAGTTTTCAAACATTAAATTATTTGTGTCTAAATTATTTAAGCAAACAAAGGTGTAGGGTTCAACACCTCCATATGTAGAATCAATTAAAATAGAGGCGTCACAATCATCATAACAGCTTACGTTATTAGCATCTAACAAGAAGTATAATTCTTCTTTTTCAAAAAACTCAAAAGTATCTGTTTGATAACAAAAACTACTTCCGTCAGGATAATTATAAAAAGCTGTTATCACATGTACTCCTGCTCCTAAGTTTGTAAACAAATTTGGGGAATTATCAACTTCAACCCAAGGATTAGCTACATCGCCTTGAAGGGCATTTATTTGAACATAACCGTCATTAAAGCCAGCACATGATATGTCGTGGGCAGTGTAATCAAAATCCATAGAAATAGACGGTACACTAACTTCAAATTCAGAAATGCAATCGAAACCATCTTTCACATTCAGTGAATAATCTCCAGCATCTAGAGATGTGAATAGTCCTTGATTCAAAAATATTGTACTATCCCATTCATCTAAAGAGTAAGAATATGTATTACTTATACTTCCAAATGCTTGAACAGTAAAGCCCCCTTCATCTGGTTGATTTGTAAGGCCATTTAAGAACGGACTGGCACAATAAACAGTATCAAGTAATAATTGTATGGTTATTGGCGTAATTTCAGGCACTTCTATATTTATGGAATCAATACAACTCAAGCTATCTTTTACAAAAATGGTATAATCTCCTTGTGATAGATTATTGAATGTATACTGCTGGCTTTCAATAAAATTCATAGTGTCATTTATAGAGAAATTATAATTTCCTGTTCCTTCTGTTGCTATCACATGAATTTTAGCAGTTCCATCGATTTTACAAGAGTCACTGATAACAGCTGGATATTGACTATCAACAAAGTTGATGGTATCAACCGAAAGGCATGGAATATTAGGAACAATCATTGAGTCTGATTTAAGACATCCGAAGGCATCTTTTAAGCTAAACAAATATGAAGTATCTCCACATAATTGAGAAAATGTACTATCTGATTGTAAAGGCATTGCCTCAATTCCATATTCAAAAGGTGTTATCCCTCCTACTGCCTTTAAATCGACTGTGGCATCACATGAATAACAACAACTTGGATCTATTGTCAGATCAAGTGACATTACTATTTCATCTGGTGAATTACACTCAACTGTTATCGTATCAGAGACACAACCTAAACTATCTTTGGCATAAATTTCATACTCTTCTCCACCAACTAGTTTTTCAATTGGAAGTGTGTTAAACGTATCTGGATTACTTACAATAAAATATTCATAGGGGGCTGCTCCTCCCAATAAATCTATCGAAATAAAACCTGTTGAATCACCATAACAAGGTGCACAGTAGCCAAGCGTATCAGATAAGACATAATTATCTATAAACAAATTTTGTTGTGGCTGAGTTAATACTACTTCCAATGTATCTTCACAGCCTACGCTATCGACAACAGAAACAATGAAGGTATCGGCTAATAACTCGATTACTACATTATAGTCAATAATAGCACCATCAATCTTAAATTCATATGGTGGAACACCTCCACTAGCTGTTAAACCAATCTGACCATCATTATTTCCAAAACAACTAATGTTATTTGTCAATGAATCGATAACTGATAAATGTAATACTGGCGGCTCGTTAACCACAAAATTAGTATCTATGATGCAATTATTAGAATCTATTATTTCAATTGTAAACGCC from Flavobacteriales bacterium harbors:
- a CDS encoding phenylalanine--tRNA ligase subunit beta translates to MKISYNWLKEYINIDLDANVVAKYLTDTGLEVEGIEIVESIKGGLKGIVIGEVLTKEQHPNADRLSVTTVDIGKENNLQIVCGAPNVEAGQKVPVATIGTIIYSGDDSFKIKKGKIRGEVSEGMICAEDEIGLGNSHEGIMVLDANAKSGQLASEYFNIKSDIVFEIGLTPNRSDAMSHIGVARDLAAVLHHNNIDCQLKFPDISSFKEGNEKGFSIEVKDYEACPRYVGLTIENITVGNSPDWIKKNLTSIGLTPINNVVDITNYVLHETGQPLHAFDASKIKNQKVIVQQLNENTKFTTLDEQERKLSSKDLIICNGDNEPMCLAGVFGGIDSGVSNSTTSIFLESAYFNPVSVRKTAKRHSLSTDASFRFERSVDPNLVIYALKRAANLLVEICGATISSTISDLYPEKINPTSLTLNYDKVDSLIGEKIDRSQIISILNDLDIDVETKNNDQVELSIPPYRIDVTREEDVIEEILRIYGYNNISIPKQIKSSISYSKKPNSHDLQNTISDLLSSNGFNECMNNSLSKSSYSKLIEEIDDEKQIVLLNPLSQELDGMRQSMLFSGLENISYNLNRKASDLSFYEFGNTYHLENGKYVENRKLILLATGNASFENWYSPSKQKDFFWMKKRVEHILKRLGVTNFKSKTSELSFLDDAYTYTIKKDVIAKFGSVSDSLLSKFGIKNEVLYAEIEWGLLTSRLKHNNTTYKEINKFPSVRRDLALLLDKDIEFSTLNTIAKQTENKLLKSVNLFDVYEGDKLPKGKKSYALSFALESPEKTLTDKEIDKVMSNLIQSFEQKVGAVVRK
- the recG gene encoding ATP-dependent DNA helicase RecG; the protein is MQQLFTSIEYLKGVGPKRAELLRSELRIHTFNDLLNYFPFRYVDKTKFYKTNDVNSELPYVQIIGKIIDLKEIGARHSKRLTAKLKDENGAIELVWFKGTKWVKDGIKANVDYIVFGKPNLYNGKINIVHPELEIVSNNKNEGHNSLQPIYSTTEQLSNKGLTNKAIGKLTNVLLPQVINDVKENISDELIKKLNLLPRKEAFINIHFPKDSQTLQRAQYRLKFEELFFLQLQLIRMKIVRQKKLKGFPLSTIGEHFNDFFHNHLPFELTNAQKRVLKEIRQDCSKESQMNRLLQGDVGSGKTLVALMSILMAIDNGFQTCLMAPTEILAQQHFETLNNLLSDMPLRVSLLTGSVKKSERTGIHEGLENGQINILVGTHALLEDKVKFKNLGFVVIDEQHRFGVAQRAKMWLKNNTPPHILVMTATPIPRTLAMTLYGDLDISVIDELPPGRKEIKTIWKLDSGRLNMLGFIQKEIEKGRQAYIVYPLINESEKLDYKDLMDGYNSICRTFKDYNISIVHGQMKSEDKDFEMNRFVKGETQIMVATTVIEVGVNVPNASIMVIESAERFGLSQLHQLRGRVGRGAEQSYCILMSGNKISSEGQERLKTMVRTTDGFEIAEVDLKLRGPGDLMGTQQSGMLELKIADLIKDNAILNYARQLALEVLKEDPSLKLSKNKSILNHYKEVSNRQVEWSRIS